In Streptomyces sp. NBC_01426, one genomic interval encodes:
- a CDS encoding alpha/beta fold hydrolase: MSMKFGGASSVTHTLDWKGSDYLCRVVTPATESRLNTLLVLPGIMYPLHSWPRLEAEFADIRRLVFVELPGVTTATSAVPRLTWEFLLGATVNILDSLGIQRCDVLAASACGPLGYRLAHQYGDRISRLVLVGAPSQNLSRETEELIRHIDRFITLKPSLSGDRARRKEFAGIIAETLTLSNSTRGRRSAAMIALALRHKLSRLPREDYIRYVQYHNDLMLNPGAEVIPPGLIEGVPTLAVYGEHDRITPPGSGRELAGNIADCTVAVIKQCGHMLNNERSKEFNDLINRFLAGNSLTPLPYLADISTGQTVRASDRM, translated from the coding sequence ATGTCCATGAAATTCGGCGGTGCGTCCTCCGTCACTCATACGCTTGACTGGAAGGGAAGTGACTATCTGTGTCGAGTGGTCACGCCCGCGACAGAGAGCCGCCTTAACACCCTCCTGGTCCTGCCGGGAATCATGTATCCCCTGCACTCATGGCCCCGCCTGGAAGCGGAGTTCGCTGACATCAGGCGTCTTGTCTTCGTGGAACTCCCCGGCGTGACCACCGCCACATCAGCGGTTCCTCGACTTACCTGGGAGTTCCTGCTCGGAGCGACAGTGAATATCCTGGACTCGCTCGGTATCCAACGGTGTGATGTGCTTGCAGCCTCCGCTTGCGGGCCTCTGGGGTACCGCTTGGCGCATCAGTACGGTGACCGGATCTCTCGGCTGGTTCTGGTCGGGGCCCCCTCCCAGAACCTCAGCCGGGAGACCGAAGAGCTGATCCGGCACATCGATCGGTTTATCACCCTCAAGCCATCGCTTAGTGGCGACCGTGCGAGGCGAAAGGAATTCGCGGGAATTATTGCGGAAACTCTGACACTCTCGAACAGCACACGGGGGCGCCGTTCTGCGGCCATGATCGCCCTCGCGCTACGCCACAAGCTTTCCCGGCTCCCGCGCGAGGATTACATCAGGTACGTCCAATATCATAATGACCTGATGTTGAACCCTGGTGCAGAGGTGATCCCGCCGGGTTTGATCGAAGGAGTTCCGACCCTGGCCGTATACGGCGAGCACGACAGGATTACACCCCCCGGATCAGGCAGGGAACTCGCCGGTAACATCGCCGACTGCACTGTGGCAGTCATCAAGCAATGCGGCCACATGTTGAACAATGAGCGGTCGAAGGAATTTAACGATCTAATCAACCGTTTTCTGGCAGGGAACTCTCTGACGCCTCTGCCGTACCTCGCCGACATTTCGACAGGCCAGACCGTCCGCGCATCCGATCGTATGTGA
- a CDS encoding histidine decarboxylase, with the protein MTTEYTGIPVTAPPTNDDYRLGADSYTDEQRTAVLAKPEGYLGEQRGRLLGYQVNLSLDGHAALGPFLGFHLNNIGDPFVDSHYSLHSRWLERAVLEHYARLWHVALPEDPDRPREEDGWGYVLSMGSTEGNLYAMWNARDYLDGNALVRDEVSGDTSCRTSYLRAQHPDDNPNAYLPVAFFSRETHYSHIKAMRVLDIPTFYDLGGSLYPGQCPIDVSGTGMPTYNGWPLGGVPTTGGDEGPGTIDIDALVAVVDFFAAKGHPVLVNFNVGSVFKGAFDDVQGACERLRPIFTRHGLVDRTVRFDPDDPNRVSTRNGYWIHVDGAMGAAYAPYLEKARDTGLTDTAPPVFDFRIPEVSSIVTSGHKYPGAPVPTGIYMARAGAKLRPPSDPAYVSSPDSTFAGSRSGFAALAMWNHLAQLSEEQQIRQAADVSGIAQYTARRLRELSDRLRDRSEPWAEDGIEVGHADHALSIWFQQPRADITRKYSLACMPLNLGGRRHDYSHVYVMPHVTRQLIDELLADLAQPGAFDRSTDPDAQRPPLPHQR; encoded by the coding sequence ATGACGACCGAGTACACAGGAATCCCGGTAACGGCGCCGCCGACCAACGACGACTACCGGCTGGGTGCCGACTCCTACACCGACGAGCAGCGGACCGCGGTCCTCGCCAAGCCGGAGGGATACCTCGGCGAGCAGCGCGGTCGTCTTCTTGGCTATCAGGTGAACCTGTCGCTCGACGGCCACGCCGCGCTGGGCCCGTTCCTGGGCTTCCACCTCAACAACATCGGGGACCCGTTCGTCGACAGCCACTACAGCCTGCACTCGCGGTGGCTGGAGCGGGCCGTCCTTGAGCACTATGCCCGCCTGTGGCACGTGGCCCTGCCCGAGGATCCGGACCGGCCCCGCGAGGAGGACGGGTGGGGGTACGTGCTGTCCATGGGCAGCACCGAGGGCAACCTGTACGCGATGTGGAACGCGCGGGACTACCTGGACGGCAACGCCCTGGTGCGTGACGAGGTCTCCGGCGATACCAGCTGCCGCACCAGCTACCTGCGGGCCCAGCATCCCGACGACAACCCCAACGCCTACCTGCCGGTGGCGTTCTTCTCCCGGGAGACCCACTACTCGCACATCAAGGCGATGCGGGTGCTGGACATCCCGACCTTCTACGACCTGGGCGGAAGCCTCTACCCGGGCCAGTGCCCGATCGATGTGTCCGGCACCGGGATGCCGACGTACAACGGCTGGCCGCTGGGCGGGGTCCCGACCACCGGCGGCGACGAGGGGCCGGGCACCATCGACATCGACGCCCTGGTCGCCGTCGTGGACTTCTTCGCCGCCAAGGGACACCCCGTCCTGGTCAACTTCAACGTCGGCAGCGTCTTCAAGGGCGCCTTCGACGACGTCCAAGGCGCCTGCGAGCGCCTGCGGCCGATCTTCACACGGCACGGACTCGTCGACCGCACCGTGCGATTCGACCCCGACGACCCCAACCGTGTCAGCACCCGCAACGGGTACTGGATCCACGTCGACGGAGCCATGGGAGCCGCCTACGCCCCCTACCTGGAGAAGGCCCGCGACACCGGCCTCACCGACACCGCACCCCCGGTCTTCGACTTCCGGATCCCCGAGGTGTCCTCCATCGTCACCAGCGGCCACAAATACCCCGGCGCGCCCGTCCCCACGGGAATCTACATGGCACGCGCGGGAGCCAAGCTCCGCCCGCCGTCCGACCCCGCATACGTCTCCTCCCCCGACAGCACCTTCGCCGGCTCCCGCAGCGGCTTCGCAGCCCTCGCCATGTGGAACCACCTCGCCCAGCTCAGCGAAGAACAGCAGATCCGCCAGGCCGCCGACGTCTCAGGAATCGCCCAGTACACCGCCCGGCGCCTGCGCGAACTCAGCGACCGACTCCGGGACCGCTCAGAGCCATGGGCCGAGGACGGCATCGAGGTCGGCCACGCCGACCACGCCCTCAGCATCTGGTTCCAGCAACCCCGCGCCGACATCACCCGCAAATACTCCCTGGCCTGCATGCCCCTCAACCTCGGCGGTCGCCGCCACGACTACAGCCACGTCTACGTCATGCCCCACGTCACCCGGCAACTCATCGACGAACTCCTCGCAGACCTCGCCCAGCCCGGAGCCTTCGACCGCTCCACCGACCCCGACGCCCAACGACCCCCACTCCCCCACCAACGCTGA
- a CDS encoding EF-hand domain-containing protein, whose translation MTALQDLKYGQWFRGADVDGDGFITQRDVRNMSERYIAARGATPDSATTHQLTEGMDGFWTNVIAPMDQDGDGKVDLREMTEGFKRVLTDPALYPEQIEPVTNCFFDLVDLNADGKIDQAEFQQMFDAVAGVPVEDGAAAFAALDRDGSGALDRAEFHQALTEFFYGNNPDAPANHLFGKVTA comes from the coding sequence ATGACTGCACTTCAAGACCTCAAGTACGGCCAGTGGTTCAGGGGCGCCGACGTCGACGGCGACGGGTTCATCACCCAGCGGGACGTCCGCAACATGAGCGAGCGCTACATCGCCGCCCGCGGCGCCACGCCGGACTCCGCCACCACCCACCAGCTCACCGAGGGGATGGACGGGTTCTGGACGAACGTGATCGCCCCCATGGATCAGGACGGTGACGGGAAGGTCGATCTGCGGGAAATGACCGAAGGGTTCAAGCGGGTCCTGACCGACCCCGCCCTGTACCCGGAACAGATCGAGCCGGTGACCAACTGTTTCTTCGACCTGGTCGATCTCAACGCCGACGGCAAGATCGATCAGGCGGAGTTCCAGCAGATGTTCGACGCGGTCGCCGGCGTTCCCGTCGAGGACGGTGCCGCGGCCTTCGCCGCTTTGGACCGGGATGGCTCCGGCGCACTGGACCGCGCCGAGTTCCACCAGGCGCTCACGGAGTTCTTCTACGGCAACAACCCGGACGCTCCAGCCAACCACCTCTTCGGGAAAGTCACCGCGTGA
- a CDS encoding molybdopterin-dependent oxidoreductase: MVERRMSVATHWGSFVAVVESGRLVRIEPRGDDPAPSPIGPGMVTAADDHARVLRPAVRKGWLNGLPRVHDTARGADAFVEVSWDDALTLVSDELSRVRSQHGDSAVFGGSYGWASAGAFHNAQGQLHRFLSLGGGYTDSRNTYSTAALEVILPHVIGGHPWSYQSRMPMWGEIAENCELVVAFGGLALKNSQINPGGLARHQTQDLQRQCREAGVRFVNVSPIRSDVAGFLDAEWLPVVPNTDTAAMLGIAHTMLVNGWHDEDFLRRCCTGFDRFASYLLGELDGVPKDAAWAARITGISRDAIIDLARRLTAQRSIIMVNYAVQRADHGEQPIWMSVVLAAMAGSMGRPGCGWGAGYATMDATGVAPGRPSVATIPAVSNPVADFIPVARIADTLLHPGKTIDYDGQRLTLPELHLVYWCGGNPFHHHQDLHRLTRAWQRPDTVVVHEAWWNTTAKFADIVLPVATSLERDDFAAGFSDPHLVAMPKVREPEGESRTDHHIFAALAARLGYEKEFTQSRSETEWVRHLYDQTRVQLGDETTLPSFEDFWRSAAAELPALTGPFPGSFEALRSDPQQFPLPTPSGRIEIFSEEIDSFGYDDCAGHPTWFEPVEWLHADLADRFPLHLISNQPASRLHSQYDNGGHSLSSKIRGREPVTLNPADAASRGIENGTIVRVFNDRGSCLAGAVLSDDVMSGVVQLSTGAWWDPVQPGLSGTLDRHGNPNVLTADRPCSRLSQGPSALSALVDVEVYADLPPDVLAFTPPDLRH; the protein is encoded by the coding sequence ATGGTGGAACGACGCATGTCGGTTGCGACGCACTGGGGCAGTTTTGTCGCGGTGGTCGAATCCGGCCGGTTGGTGCGAATCGAGCCGAGGGGCGACGACCCTGCGCCGTCGCCTATCGGCCCCGGAATGGTGACGGCCGCCGACGACCACGCTCGCGTGTTGCGCCCCGCGGTGCGCAAAGGCTGGCTGAACGGCCTGCCGCGCGTCCACGACACGGCCAGAGGCGCGGACGCCTTCGTGGAAGTGAGCTGGGACGACGCGCTCACGTTGGTCAGTGATGAGCTGTCTCGGGTGCGTTCACAGCACGGAGACAGTGCGGTGTTCGGCGGGTCCTACGGCTGGGCGAGTGCGGGCGCGTTCCACAATGCGCAGGGGCAACTCCACCGGTTCCTGTCGTTAGGCGGGGGATACACCGACTCGCGCAACACGTACAGCACCGCGGCTTTGGAGGTCATCCTTCCCCATGTAATCGGCGGGCATCCGTGGAGCTACCAGTCCCGGATGCCGATGTGGGGCGAGATCGCCGAGAACTGCGAGCTCGTGGTGGCGTTCGGAGGGCTGGCCCTGAAGAACAGCCAAATCAACCCTGGTGGGCTGGCAAGGCACCAGACGCAGGACCTGCAGCGCCAGTGTCGTGAGGCCGGGGTGCGGTTCGTGAACGTCAGCCCTATCCGCAGTGACGTCGCCGGCTTCCTCGACGCCGAGTGGCTGCCCGTCGTCCCCAACACCGACACCGCCGCGATGCTCGGCATCGCCCACACGATGCTGGTCAACGGCTGGCACGACGAAGACTTCCTTCGCCGGTGCTGTACCGGGTTCGATCGCTTTGCCTCCTACCTGCTCGGCGAGCTCGACGGCGTCCCCAAGGACGCCGCCTGGGCGGCGAGGATCACGGGCATCAGCCGTGACGCGATCATCGACCTCGCTCGGCGCCTCACAGCCCAGCGCTCGATCATCATGGTCAACTACGCGGTGCAACGGGCAGACCACGGCGAACAGCCGATCTGGATGTCCGTCGTGCTGGCCGCCATGGCGGGCTCGATGGGCCGGCCCGGCTGCGGCTGGGGCGCAGGGTACGCGACGATGGACGCGACCGGCGTTGCCCCAGGCCGCCCCTCGGTGGCAACGATTCCGGCGGTTTCCAACCCCGTTGCGGATTTCATCCCGGTCGCGAGGATCGCCGACACCCTGCTGCATCCGGGCAAGACCATCGACTACGACGGGCAGCGGCTCACCTTGCCCGAGCTGCACCTCGTGTACTGGTGCGGAGGAAACCCGTTCCACCACCACCAGGACCTGCATCGGTTGACCCGCGCCTGGCAGAGACCTGACACCGTGGTGGTTCACGAAGCCTGGTGGAACACCACCGCCAAGTTCGCGGACATCGTCCTGCCCGTCGCCACCAGCCTGGAACGCGACGACTTCGCCGCCGGCTTCTCCGACCCCCACCTCGTCGCCATGCCGAAGGTCCGCGAGCCGGAAGGCGAGTCGCGCACCGACCACCACATCTTCGCCGCCCTGGCCGCCCGGCTCGGATACGAGAAAGAGTTCACACAGTCGCGTTCCGAGACCGAATGGGTACGGCACCTTTACGATCAGACGAGGGTCCAGCTCGGCGACGAGACCACCTTGCCAAGCTTCGAGGACTTCTGGCGAAGCGCCGCTGCTGAGCTGCCGGCGCTGACTGGACCGTTTCCCGGGAGCTTCGAGGCGCTCCGCTCAGATCCGCAACAGTTCCCCCTGCCGACGCCGTCGGGCCGGATCGAGATCTTCTCCGAGGAAATCGACTCGTTCGGCTACGACGACTGCGCCGGGCATCCGACGTGGTTCGAACCAGTGGAGTGGCTTCACGCTGATCTGGCGGACCGATTCCCGCTGCACTTGATTTCGAACCAGCCCGCCTCACGCCTGCACAGTCAGTACGACAACGGCGGCCACAGCCTCAGCTCAAAAATTCGAGGGCGCGAGCCCGTGACGCTCAATCCGGCGGATGCCGCGTCGCGCGGTATCGAAAACGGCACGATCGTACGCGTCTTCAACGACCGAGGCAGCTGCCTCGCGGGCGCGGTCCTGTCTGACGACGTCATGTCAGGCGTCGTGCAACTGTCCACCGGCGCGTGGTGGGATCCGGTCCAGCCGGGCCTCAGCGGGACACTGGACCGTCACGGCAATCCGAACGTCCTCACGGCGGATCGGCCGTGCTCACGCCTGTCCCAAGGGCCGAGTGCTCTCAGTGCGCTGGTCGACGTCGAGGTCTATGCCGATCTTCCGCCTGATGTGCTCGCCTTCACGCCACCCGACCTCCGACATTGA
- a CDS encoding excalibur calcium-binding domain-containing protein, giving the protein MARWDKAGRAVTVVLASIWFGVLLVTASGPKPVRDDAKPGSRPVVTVTVTASAPTLAAPSSTSSSTPVSASPTPVSPSVSALASVPPVAAPAQPQVPQAPPSRPHAPAPARADDGKGTSDDAPAAVGASSGGSSTSGGGGSAYYRNCTAVRDAGAAPIRRGDPGFDRHLDRDGDGIACE; this is encoded by the coding sequence ATGGCCCGCTGGGACAAGGCCGGCCGGGCGGTAACCGTGGTCCTGGCCTCGATCTGGTTCGGTGTACTGCTCGTCACCGCCTCCGGCCCGAAGCCCGTGCGTGACGATGCGAAGCCCGGTTCCCGGCCGGTGGTCACCGTCACCGTCACCGCGTCGGCCCCCACCTTGGCCGCCCCCTCTTCCACGTCCTCGTCGACACCCGTTTCGGCGTCACCCACACCTGTCTCGCCGTCTGTCTCCGCACTGGCGTCGGTCCCGCCCGTTGCCGCCCCGGCCCAGCCGCAGGTTCCCCAGGCTCCGCCGAGCCGGCCACACGCCCCGGCCCCGGCGCGGGCTGACGACGGGAAGGGGACCTCGGATGATGCTCCGGCGGCCGTGGGGGCGTCGTCAGGGGGGAGTTCGACCAGCGGGGGAGGTGGCAGTGCCTATTACCGCAACTGCACGGCGGTCAGGGATGCAGGGGCAGCTCCGATCCGCCGCGGGGACCCTGGCTTCGACCGCCACCTCGACCGCGATGGCGACGGCATCGCCTGCGAGTGA
- a CDS encoding PucR family transcriptional regulator: MTRSELEARRAEGERAAELGLTLRVMIREHLAVSQEVLTRVPIQQAGSLLAVTEQAVDAFVEGYERAQHQAVRQEEAARREFIDDLLFGRSDLGRLAERAERFGLRLSQAHAVAVASGPEPYGDGYPVARGIESAVLARFAGRQILLATKDGRLICVAPGDQPDVLAFFAKQAYAATDGGKVAIGRSHPGAGGVVHSYEEALNALELAERMGLDGPVLHAADLLVYPVLTRDRQAMADLVENVLGPLRNGRGGARTFIDTLTAYFDSGCVATEAARKLSLSVRALTYRLERIHTLTGADPADPVNRYTLQTAVIGARLLAWPDTEA; the protein is encoded by the coding sequence ATGACGCGCTCCGAGTTGGAGGCACGCCGCGCCGAGGGGGAGCGGGCCGCGGAGCTGGGTCTCACTTTGCGCGTGATGATCCGCGAGCACCTGGCGGTGTCCCAGGAGGTCCTCACCCGGGTGCCGATCCAGCAGGCGGGTTCGCTGCTTGCCGTGACCGAACAGGCGGTGGACGCCTTCGTCGAAGGCTACGAGCGCGCCCAGCACCAGGCCGTGCGCCAGGAGGAGGCCGCACGTCGCGAGTTCATCGACGACCTCCTCTTCGGGCGCAGCGATCTGGGCCGGCTGGCGGAGCGTGCCGAACGCTTCGGACTGCGTCTGTCGCAAGCGCACGCGGTGGCCGTGGCGAGCGGACCTGAGCCGTACGGGGACGGGTATCCGGTGGCCCGCGGGATCGAGTCGGCGGTGCTGGCCCGGTTCGCAGGCAGGCAGATTCTGCTCGCCACGAAGGACGGGCGGCTGATCTGTGTGGCCCCCGGTGACCAGCCGGATGTTCTGGCGTTCTTCGCCAAGCAGGCGTACGCCGCCACCGATGGCGGCAAAGTGGCCATAGGCCGCTCCCATCCGGGCGCCGGCGGCGTGGTGCACTCCTACGAGGAGGCGCTCAACGCCCTCGAACTGGCGGAACGGATGGGCCTGGACGGGCCGGTACTGCACGCTGCGGACCTGCTGGTCTACCCGGTCCTGACGCGGGACCGGCAGGCGATGGCCGACTTGGTGGAGAACGTGCTGGGCCCGCTCCGCAACGGGCGCGGCGGCGCGCGGACCTTCATCGACACCCTCACCGCGTACTTCGACAGCGGCTGTGTGGCGACCGAGGCCGCACGGAAGCTGTCGCTGAGCGTGCGGGCGCTGACCTACCGGCTGGAGCGGATCCACACCCTGACCGGCGCGGATCCGGCCGACCCGGTCAACCGCTACACCCTGCAGACCGCGGTGATCGGCGCCCGCCTGCTCGCCTGGCCCGACACCGAGGCGTGA
- a CDS encoding ArsB/NhaD family transporter translates to MSGWQSWAAVAVFTGVYLLIITEWIHRVAAALGGAALMLAIGATDDASAFHSDKTGIDWNVIFLLLGMMMIVGVLKRTGLFEYLAIWSVKKAKARPFRVMAMLVVITAVASALLDNVTTVLLVAPVTLLVCDRLKLSPVPFLLAEVFASNIGGTATLVGDPPNIIIASRAGLTFNDFLVHLAPLAAVLTIVLVALCRIMFARHFVYDEKRAAAIMELREREAIKEPRLLIQGLAVLALVVTGFVLHPVLHYAPSVVALLGAGLLIAISKVETGEVLGEVEWPTLAFFAGLFVMVGALIETGVIGELASSLAGVIGGAQLGGTMLLLGGSAVLSGIVDNIPYVATMAPITSELVTDMGGDPDHVMWWALALGADLGGNATAIGASANVVVLGIAERNRHPITFWQFTKYGLIVTAVTIAISALYLWLRYFALA, encoded by the coding sequence GTGAGCGGCTGGCAGAGCTGGGCGGCCGTCGCGGTCTTCACGGGCGTCTACTTGCTGATCATCACCGAGTGGATCCACCGCGTCGCCGCCGCCCTGGGCGGCGCGGCGCTCATGCTGGCCATCGGCGCCACCGACGACGCGTCGGCCTTCCACTCGGATAAGACCGGCATCGACTGGAACGTCATCTTCCTGCTGCTCGGCATGATGATGATCGTCGGAGTCCTCAAGCGGACCGGTCTGTTCGAGTACCTGGCGATCTGGTCGGTGAAGAAGGCCAAGGCCAGACCGTTCCGGGTGATGGCCATGCTGGTCGTCATCACGGCGGTGGCCTCGGCGCTGCTGGACAACGTCACCACGGTGCTGCTGGTCGCCCCGGTGACGCTGCTGGTGTGCGACCGGCTGAAGCTTTCCCCGGTCCCGTTCCTGCTCGCCGAGGTATTCGCCTCCAACATCGGCGGCACAGCCACCCTCGTCGGCGACCCGCCCAACATCATCATCGCCAGCCGCGCCGGCCTGACCTTCAACGACTTCCTGGTCCACCTCGCACCGCTGGCCGCGGTCCTGACCATCGTCCTGGTAGCGCTGTGCCGGATCATGTTCGCCAGGCACTTCGTCTACGACGAGAAGCGCGCCGCCGCAATCATGGAGCTCCGCGAACGCGAGGCGATCAAAGAGCCCCGCCTGCTCATCCAGGGCCTGGCCGTCCTGGCGCTGGTCGTGACCGGGTTCGTGCTGCACCCCGTCCTGCACTACGCGCCCAGCGTCGTCGCCCTCCTGGGCGCAGGTCTGCTGATCGCGATCTCCAAGGTCGAGACCGGAGAGGTGCTCGGCGAGGTCGAATGGCCGACCCTGGCCTTCTTCGCCGGCCTGTTCGTCATGGTCGGCGCGCTCATCGAGACCGGCGTCATCGGAGAACTCGCCAGCTCCCTCGCAGGTGTCATCGGGGGCGCCCAGCTGGGCGGCACGATGCTCCTGCTGGGCGGATCGGCCGTCCTGTCGGGGATCGTCGACAACATTCCCTACGTGGCCACCATGGCGCCCATCACCAGCGAACTCGTCACCGACATGGGAGGCGACCCCGACCACGTCATGTGGTGGGCCCTCGCGCTGGGCGCCGACCTCGGCGGCAACGCCACCGCCATCGGCGCCTCCGCCAACGTCGTCGTCCTCGGCATCGCCGAACGCAACCGCCACCCCATCACCTTCTGGCAGTTCACCAAATACGGCCTCATCGTCACCGCCGTCACGATCGCCATCTCCGCCCTCTACCTGTGGCTGCGCTACTTCGCCCTGGCATAA
- a CDS encoding CBS domain-containing protein: MIARDLAEPYPHVMTDDQALDAVRLVAEHDMAALLVLDRDGTPYAVVPGSQLVRQLVPEYVMEDPLLAAVIDDQHADSLTEALTGKTVAQWIPARSFKPAFVGPEAGALQIAALMARTHVPLVAVIDRDDDGRRLVGVVSAASLMRHLLDVGGQG; the protein is encoded by the coding sequence ATGATCGCCCGTGATCTCGCCGAGCCCTACCCGCATGTGATGACCGATGACCAGGCCCTGGACGCCGTGCGCCTGGTCGCCGAACACGACATGGCCGCGCTCCTGGTCCTGGACCGGGACGGCACCCCGTACGCGGTCGTCCCCGGATCGCAGCTGGTGCGGCAGCTGGTGCCCGAGTACGTCATGGAGGATCCGCTGCTGGCCGCGGTCATCGACGACCAGCACGCCGACTCCCTCACCGAGGCCCTGACCGGGAAGACCGTCGCCCAGTGGATCCCGGCGCGTTCCTTCAAGCCCGCCTTCGTCGGGCCCGAGGCCGGGGCGCTGCAGATCGCCGCTCTCATGGCACGTACCCACGTACCGCTGGTCGCCGTCATCGACCGCGACGACGACGGGCGCCGGCTGGTGGGTGTGGTCTCGGCCGCCTCTCTGATGCGTCACCTCCTGGACGTGGGGGGTCAGGGGTGA
- a CDS encoding cation:proton antiporter, whose translation MVLVAVFGVALLVAVLLSGLAARTVLSTSLLFLLGGALVSDGFLGLIHITADSEIVSVTADLALFAVLFTDGMHVSFPKLRQNWKNPARALGLGMPLAMAGMALITHYLVGLDWTTSFLVGAVLAPTDPVFASAIVGRKEVPAKLRQLLNVESGINDGLALPVVLLLIAAAGPTSGQADASVGEIGLELGLGLVFGVVLPLMVAGLVRLRLLGAEPKLQPLLPLATGIILYGLCHLTHANPYLAAFSAGAVLASVSPESKTVFEPLGEMLAELAKFAALLVFGALLTPALFGDLSAGGYVAVVLAIVLIRPASLLVSLLGARIERREKLVAAWFGPKGFASVVYGLLVLQAGIPQGEQAYTLIAVCIAFSIIAHSSTDVPIARLFDVEDLTGIPDDDRAPEPTDTVSAPRSAIDQEKQHDRP comes from the coding sequence ATGGTGCTCGTCGCTGTTTTCGGTGTGGCGCTGCTGGTCGCCGTGCTGCTGTCCGGGCTTGCCGCCCGTACGGTCTTGTCCACTTCACTGCTGTTCCTGCTGGGCGGGGCGCTGGTCAGTGACGGGTTCCTCGGGCTGATCCACATCACGGCGGACAGCGAGATCGTGTCGGTGACTGCCGATCTGGCTCTGTTCGCGGTGCTGTTCACCGACGGCATGCACGTCTCTTTCCCGAAGCTGCGGCAGAACTGGAAGAACCCGGCCCGCGCGCTGGGGCTGGGCATGCCGCTGGCCATGGCCGGCATGGCTCTGATCACGCACTACCTGGTCGGGCTGGATTGGACGACGTCCTTCCTCGTCGGCGCCGTCCTCGCGCCGACCGATCCGGTGTTCGCGTCGGCGATCGTGGGCCGTAAGGAAGTTCCGGCGAAGCTGCGGCAGCTGCTGAACGTGGAGAGCGGCATCAATGACGGCCTCGCGCTGCCCGTCGTCCTGCTTCTGATCGCCGCGGCCGGTCCCACCTCCGGTCAGGCGGATGCCTCCGTCGGTGAGATCGGCCTGGAGCTCGGGCTCGGTCTGGTCTTCGGTGTCGTGCTGCCGCTGATGGTGGCGGGTCTGGTCCGGCTGCGGCTGCTGGGGGCGGAGCCGAAGCTCCAGCCGCTGCTGCCGCTGGCGACCGGGATCATCCTGTACGGGCTGTGTCACCTCACTCACGCCAATCCCTACCTGGCGGCGTTCTCCGCGGGCGCCGTCTTGGCGTCCGTCTCGCCCGAGTCGAAGACGGTGTTCGAGCCGCTGGGCGAGATGCTCGCGGAGCTGGCCAAGTTCGCCGCCCTCCTCGTCTTCGGCGCCCTGCTCACCCCGGCACTCTTCGGCGATCTGTCGGCGGGCGGGTACGTGGCCGTGGTGCTGGCGATCGTGTTGATCCGCCCGGCCTCGTTGCTGGTTTCGCTGCTGGGGGCGCGGATCGAGCGGCGGGAGAAGCTGGTGGCCGCATGGTTCGGGCCCAAGGGTTTCGCGTCCGTCGTCTACGGCCTGCTCGTGCTCCAGGCCGGCATCCCGCAGGGCGAACAGGCGTACACGCTGATCGCCGTCTGTATCGCCTTCTCGATCATCGCCCACTCCAGCACCGACGTCCCCATCGCCCGCCTCTTCGACGTGGAAGACCTCACCGGCATACCGGACGACGACCGGGCCCCCGAGCCGACCGACACCGTTTCGGCACCGCGCAGTGCAATCGACCAGGAGAAGCAGCATGATCGCCCGTGA